In Promicromonospora sp. Populi, one genomic interval encodes:
- a CDS encoding MFS transporter, protein MPETAATPRSNPYAAVLRTPGALKFSAAGALARLPMSMIGIGAVLMVQGLYDSYAMAGRVAAVLGLAQAFLAPQIARWVDRRGQRSVLLPALAVSAVGLGGLITAAMLGAPEWVLWPFAALAGASQGSYGSMVRARWNHALDDPRRLHTAYSLESSIDELVYIVGPVLATTLATAVAAPSALVVAGIATVVGGLLFLMQRATQPPVVVPDAEARHRAVVLTPGMPVLVLVFVAMGMIFGSTEVSTVAFAEELGSKGLSGVVLAVFALGSLLAGLLYGARHFTSPASHRFVIGMATLGAGVSLFLLANSLWMLAVVMFVAGLAIAPTIITGNGLVQEMVSRHQLTEALTWVGTSIGIGTSLGASVAGARVDAAGADAGFLVAVGAGWFAALLTLAASRTLLRKPAAR, encoded by the coding sequence GTGCCAGAGACTGCCGCAACACCCAGATCCAATCCGTACGCGGCAGTGCTCCGCACTCCTGGCGCGCTGAAGTTCTCCGCGGCCGGGGCGCTCGCCCGGCTACCCATGTCGATGATCGGCATCGGAGCGGTGCTCATGGTGCAGGGCCTCTACGACAGCTACGCCATGGCGGGCCGGGTCGCCGCGGTGCTGGGTCTGGCCCAGGCGTTCCTCGCCCCGCAGATCGCACGCTGGGTGGACCGGCGCGGCCAGCGGTCCGTGCTGCTGCCGGCGCTCGCCGTCTCCGCCGTCGGCCTGGGCGGGCTCATCACCGCGGCAATGCTCGGCGCGCCCGAATGGGTGCTGTGGCCGTTCGCCGCACTCGCCGGTGCGAGCCAGGGCTCCTACGGCTCCATGGTCCGCGCGCGCTGGAACCACGCGCTCGACGACCCGCGTCGCCTGCACACCGCGTACTCGCTGGAGTCCTCGATCGACGAGCTGGTCTACATCGTGGGCCCGGTGCTCGCCACGACGCTCGCCACCGCCGTCGCGGCGCCGTCGGCCCTGGTGGTCGCCGGGATCGCGACGGTGGTGGGCGGTCTGCTGTTCTTGATGCAGCGCGCCACCCAGCCGCCCGTCGTAGTGCCCGACGCCGAGGCGCGGCACCGCGCAGTCGTCCTCACTCCCGGCATGCCGGTGCTGGTGCTCGTCTTCGTGGCGATGGGCATGATCTTCGGCTCCACGGAGGTCTCCACCGTCGCGTTCGCCGAAGAGCTGGGTAGCAAGGGTCTGTCCGGTGTGGTCCTCGCGGTGTTCGCGCTCGGCTCGCTGCTCGCCGGCCTCCTCTACGGGGCCCGCCACTTCACGAGCCCGGCGTCGCACCGGTTCGTGATCGGGATGGCGACGCTCGGCGCCGGCGTGTCCCTGTTCCTCCTGGCGAACTCGCTCTGGATGCTGGCGGTCGTGATGTTCGTGGCCGGGCTCGCGATCGCGCCCACCATCATCACCGGCAACGGCCTGGTGCAGGAGATGGTCAGCAGGCACCAGCTCACCGAGGCGTTGACCTGGGTGGGCACCTCGATCGGGATCGGCACGTCGCTGGGCGCGTCGGTTGCAGGCGCGCGCGTGGACGCAGCCGGAGCGGACGCGGGCTTCCTGGTCGCCGTCGGCGCGGGCTGGTTCGCCGCCCTGCTGACCCTGGCCGCGAGCCGCACGCTCCTGAGAAAGCCGGCGGCGCGGTAG
- a CDS encoding GNAT family N-acetyltransferase — protein MTDEPQVTVTDNPEESRFEVSVDGKLAGFAVYQRDPGTVIFVHTEVFEEYEGQGLAGQLAKAALGMVRDAGDKIVPMCPYIRAYVRKHAPEYDDLLRGHTPE, from the coding sequence ATGACCGACGAACCGCAGGTGACGGTGACCGACAACCCAGAGGAGTCCCGTTTCGAGGTGAGTGTCGACGGCAAGCTGGCCGGCTTCGCCGTCTACCAGAGAGATCCGGGAACTGTCATCTTTGTGCACACCGAGGTGTTCGAGGAGTACGAGGGCCAGGGGCTGGCGGGGCAGCTCGCGAAGGCCGCGCTCGGTATGGTGCGCGACGCGGGCGACAAGATCGTGCCGATGTGCCCCTACATCCGGGCCTACGTCCGCAAGCACGCGCCCGAGTACGACGATCTGCTGCGGGGGCACACGCCGGAATGA
- the pgm gene encoding phosphoglucomutase (alpha-D-glucose-1,6-bisphosphate-dependent), with protein MDARAGTPAQSSDLIDVDQVVGAYYDLTPDPDDPGQQVVFGTSGHRGSSLDHAFNEAHIVAITAAIVEYRRDQGTDGPLFIGRDTHALSHPAWQTALEVLAAADVDVMVDARDSWTPTPAVSQSILLHNQTRFAEGTPGLAAPGAGLADGIVVTPSHNPPRDGGFKYNPPHGGPAGSEATGWIADRANELLRTGIGQVKRVQLDQALAAETTHRHDYLSTYVDDLASVLDLEIIRTSGVRIGADPLGGASVEYWGAIAERYDLDLTVVNPQVDPRWAFMTLDWDGKIRMDCSSPYAMASLVQRMTDLPSGAEAPFDVATGNDADSDRHGIVTADGLMNPNHFLAVAIEYLYGGNRPSWPTGAAIGKTLVSSALIDRVAGGLGRRLVEVPVGFKWFVPGLLSGEVGFGGEESAGASFLRKDGRVWSTDKDGLLLALLASEILAATGKSPSEHHAAQVEQYGESWYARVDAAATREQKARLGALSPSDVTTTTLAGQEITAKLTEAPGNGAKIGGLKVTTADAWFAARPSGTEDVYKIYAESFVSAEHLTEVQAAAKTLVDEALA; from the coding sequence ATGGATGCCCGTGCCGGAACTCCCGCCCAGTCCAGCGACCTGATCGACGTCGACCAGGTGGTCGGTGCCTATTACGACCTCACCCCGGACCCGGACGACCCCGGCCAGCAGGTCGTGTTCGGCACGTCCGGCCACCGGGGGTCGAGCCTGGACCACGCCTTCAACGAGGCGCACATCGTCGCGATCACCGCGGCCATCGTTGAGTACCGGCGTGACCAGGGCACGGACGGCCCCCTGTTCATCGGGCGGGACACGCACGCGCTGTCCCACCCGGCCTGGCAGACGGCGCTCGAGGTGCTTGCCGCGGCCGACGTCGACGTCATGGTCGACGCACGCGACTCGTGGACGCCGACACCCGCCGTCAGCCAGTCGATCCTGCTGCACAACCAGACGCGGTTCGCCGAGGGCACTCCCGGCCTGGCCGCGCCAGGCGCCGGGCTCGCCGACGGGATAGTCGTGACGCCGTCCCACAACCCGCCGCGCGACGGCGGCTTCAAGTACAACCCGCCGCACGGCGGCCCCGCCGGCTCCGAGGCGACCGGGTGGATCGCGGACCGGGCCAACGAGCTCCTGCGCACCGGAATCGGGCAGGTGAAGCGGGTGCAGCTCGACCAGGCGCTCGCGGCCGAGACCACGCACCGGCACGACTACCTCTCGACCTACGTGGACGACCTCGCGAGCGTGCTGGACCTGGAGATCATCCGGACGTCGGGAGTGCGCATCGGGGCCGACCCGCTGGGCGGGGCGTCGGTCGAGTACTGGGGGGCGATCGCCGAGCGGTACGACCTCGACCTCACCGTCGTGAACCCCCAGGTCGACCCGCGCTGGGCGTTCATGACGCTCGACTGGGACGGCAAGATCCGCATGGACTGCAGCTCGCCGTACGCGATGGCCTCGCTGGTGCAGCGGATGACGGACCTCCCGTCCGGGGCGGAGGCGCCCTTCGACGTCGCCACCGGCAACGACGCGGACTCCGACCGGCACGGCATCGTCACCGCCGACGGCCTGATGAACCCCAACCATTTCCTCGCCGTCGCCATCGAATACCTCTACGGCGGAAACCGGCCGAGCTGGCCCACGGGCGCCGCGATCGGCAAGACCCTCGTGTCGTCCGCGCTCATCGACCGGGTCGCCGGCGGGCTCGGCCGGCGCCTCGTTGAGGTGCCGGTCGGCTTCAAGTGGTTCGTCCCGGGCCTGCTCTCCGGCGAGGTCGGGTTCGGCGGCGAGGAGTCCGCGGGCGCGTCGTTCCTGCGCAAGGACGGCCGCGTCTGGTCCACCGACAAGGACGGGCTCCTGCTCGCGCTGCTCGCCTCGGAGATCCTCGCGGCCACGGGCAAGTCCCCGTCGGAGCACCACGCCGCACAGGTCGAGCAGTACGGGGAGAGCTGGTACGCCCGCGTCGACGCCGCCGCCACGCGGGAGCAGAAGGCCCGGCTCGGCGCGCTGTCGCCGTCGGACGTCACCACCACCACGCTCGCCGGGCAGGAGATCACGGCGAAGCTCACCGAGGCGCCCGGAAACGGCGCGAAGATCGGCGGGCTCAAGGTGACGACGGCGGACGCCTGGTTCGCCGCGCGCCCCAGCGGCACCGAGGACGTGTACAAGATCTACGCGGAGTCGTTCGTGTCCGCCGAGCACCTCACCGAGGTGCAGGCCGCTGCGAAGACGCTGGTCGACGAAGCGCTGGCCTGA
- a CDS encoding flotillin family protein, whose protein sequence is MELTGQLVGIIAVVAGVLAIFLVLAFIASRIRRVPPNEALIIVGRGAGKSEAQMASQRVVVGGRAFVWPVLQQGFAISLEQRQIGITVEGVDKNRIKIAIKASINFKVRGDEEGVRRAAQRFLSQQHLLTEIIKESLEGSLRSIVGDMTIEQIISDRKGLSDRVVQSTKTDLSEQGLQVDLLNISDISTPGSDYLANLGRAEAANARQLAEVSEAEANRAAEFAVIEAAEQIAVRKKALDLRKATIKAETDRANAEADAAGQLARAEQDRLVAQQEREAMAEKARVEQERLDIEVRKPAEAQAYAEVQGANARRDANNAATEAEAFKRTTIAEANKTAALQDAEASAESVRRAGEAERDRQVALAAGIEAEGRARAIAVEAEGLAEATTIDAKAEALRKYGEAALVQELIERLPDIVRAAAEPIASIQGMTVISTDGASAITKSVTSVLGEGQGVIKQLTGVDINQLISNLAGQTNGAGSSSAGKTTDVAPKS, encoded by the coding sequence ATGGAACTGACCGGTCAACTAGTGGGCATCATCGCCGTAGTGGCGGGTGTGCTCGCGATCTTCCTCGTCCTCGCGTTCATCGCGAGCCGCATCCGGCGCGTACCGCCGAACGAGGCGTTGATCATCGTGGGCCGCGGTGCGGGCAAGTCCGAGGCGCAGATGGCGAGCCAGCGCGTAGTGGTCGGCGGCCGGGCGTTCGTGTGGCCGGTGCTGCAGCAAGGCTTCGCGATCTCCCTGGAACAGCGGCAGATCGGCATCACTGTCGAGGGCGTCGACAAGAACCGCATCAAGATCGCGATCAAGGCGTCGATCAACTTCAAGGTGCGCGGTGACGAGGAAGGCGTGCGGCGAGCAGCCCAGCGCTTCCTGTCCCAGCAGCATCTGCTGACCGAGATCATCAAGGAGTCTCTCGAGGGCTCGCTGCGGTCGATCGTCGGCGACATGACGATCGAACAGATCATCTCGGACCGCAAGGGCCTGTCCGACCGCGTGGTGCAGTCCACCAAGACGGACCTCTCGGAGCAGGGCCTCCAGGTCGACCTGCTGAACATCTCCGACATCTCGACGCCCGGGTCGGACTACCTCGCGAACCTCGGCCGCGCCGAAGCCGCCAACGCCCGTCAGCTCGCCGAGGTGTCCGAGGCGGAGGCCAACCGGGCCGCGGAGTTCGCCGTGATCGAGGCGGCCGAGCAGATCGCCGTACGCAAGAAGGCCCTCGACCTCAGGAAGGCCACCATCAAGGCGGAGACGGACCGGGCGAATGCCGAGGCCGACGCCGCCGGCCAGCTCGCCCGCGCCGAGCAGGACCGCCTCGTGGCCCAGCAGGAGCGCGAGGCCATGGCCGAGAAGGCTCGCGTGGAGCAGGAGCGCCTCGACATCGAGGTGCGCAAGCCGGCCGAGGCTCAGGCGTACGCGGAGGTCCAGGGTGCCAATGCCCGTCGCGATGCCAACAACGCGGCCACGGAGGCCGAGGCGTTCAAGCGCACCACCATCGCCGAGGCGAACAAGACTGCCGCGCTGCAAGACGCCGAGGCGTCCGCCGAATCGGTGCGCCGCGCCGGTGAGGCTGAGCGGGACAGGCAGGTGGCGCTGGCCGCCGGTATCGAGGCCGAAGGCCGGGCGCGCGCCATCGCCGTCGAGGCGGAGGGACTTGCGGAGGCAACCACTATCGATGCCAAGGCCGAGGCGCTGCGCAAGTACGGCGAGGCCGCTCTGGTGCAGGAGCTCATCGAGCGCCTGCCCGACATCGTGCGCGCCGCCGCCGAGCCGATCGCCTCGATCCAGGGCATGACTGTGATCTCGACCGACGGCGCCTCAGCGATCACGAAGAGCGTGACCTCCGTGCTCGGCGAGGGCCAGGGGGTCATCAAGCAGCTCACAGGCGTGGACATCAACCAGCTCATCTCGAACCTGGCAGGACAGACCAACGGCGCCGGCTCGAGCTCGGCCGGTAAGACCACGGACGTCGCCCCGAAGAGCTGA
- a CDS encoding NfeD family protein, with translation MLVFIIIGLLGLALAITSLVIGDFFELADGALSGTSLGAGALLFGATGMVVLSSGLQPWVAYPAGLVVAVLVIILVNVMIKRLKAGDDGTPVSLVGIQGTVTSDVDRGHGEVSLDATTELETRLAFSDEPIEQGLRIIVVEQHGARVKVEPVPR, from the coding sequence ATGCTCGTCTTCATCATCATCGGCCTCCTCGGGCTGGCGCTCGCGATTACCTCTTTGGTGATCGGCGACTTCTTCGAGCTGGCCGACGGCGCGCTCTCGGGCACCTCGCTAGGCGCAGGAGCCCTGCTGTTCGGCGCGACCGGCATGGTGGTGCTGTCCTCGGGACTTCAGCCGTGGGTCGCCTACCCGGCCGGCCTTGTGGTCGCCGTGCTGGTGATCATCCTGGTCAACGTGATGATCAAGCGCCTCAAAGCAGGTGACGACGGCACCCCCGTCTCCCTGGTCGGCATCCAAGGCACCGTGACGTCGGACGTCGACCGCGGCCACGGCGAGGTGTCGCTCGACGCCACCACAGAGCTCGAGACCCGGCTCGCGTTCTCCGACGAGCCGATCGAGCAGGGCCTTCGGATCATCGTCGTCGAACAGCACGGCGCACGCGTCAAGGTCGAGCCCGTCCCGCGCTGA
- a CDS encoding glycoside hydrolase family 10 protein, producing MRQPARHEATHLPAYARTRSLPPAKAAGLMSGMGRREFLTMAATGTAAAAISVTIAALDPATALGAPAMTGNATPPPSSDPRMKRELRAMWIASVVNIDWPSASGLDAASQQAEFLHWLDVAQENRLNAVFVQVRPTADAFWESPYEPWSQYLTGTQGQDPGYDPLGFMVAEAHKRNIELHAWFNPYRVSMQADLAQLVADHPARQHPDWVWPYGGRLYFDPGIPEAQEHIQRAILHAVENYDIDGVHFDDYFYPYPVAGQVLPDAGTYEQYGAGFDTIEDWRRGNVDRFVETMSGRIKEAKPWVKFGISPFGIWRNSTTDPLGSDTGGSESYDDQFADTRKWVLEGWLDYINPQVYWQIGLAIADYAALVPWWAEIAAQSGTQLYIGEALYKVTSGVFTDPAELSNHLDLCREVSHDVGPIHGNVYYSAKHVPADPQGAMSQVIEDHYQNLALVPPMPHLPAVPVVTPVLTKARRVSDGVQIHVADMGARASRATSFAVYRVPGYARTVDTDDPANLVGTFRSTGGRIQSWLDASAVPNLHYTYVVTALDRVWNETGPSRPRVTE from the coding sequence GTGAGGCAACCCGCCCGCCACGAGGCGACACACCTGCCCGCCTATGCGCGCACCAGGTCGCTTCCACCGGCCAAGGCGGCGGGGCTGATGTCGGGGATGGGGCGGCGTGAGTTCCTCACGATGGCGGCGACGGGCACGGCGGCCGCGGCGATCAGCGTCACGATCGCGGCCCTGGACCCCGCAACGGCGCTCGGCGCCCCGGCCATGACGGGCAACGCCACACCGCCGCCGTCGTCCGACCCGAGGATGAAGCGTGAGCTGCGTGCCATGTGGATCGCCTCCGTGGTCAACATCGACTGGCCCTCGGCCAGCGGCCTCGACGCGGCGAGCCAGCAGGCCGAGTTCCTGCACTGGCTCGACGTGGCCCAGGAGAACCGGCTGAACGCCGTGTTCGTGCAGGTCCGGCCCACTGCCGACGCGTTCTGGGAGAGCCCGTACGAGCCGTGGTCGCAGTACCTGACCGGCACGCAGGGGCAGGACCCGGGTTACGACCCGCTCGGATTCATGGTCGCCGAGGCGCACAAGCGCAACATCGAGCTGCACGCCTGGTTCAACCCCTACCGCGTGTCGATGCAGGCCGATCTGGCGCAGCTCGTCGCCGACCATCCCGCGCGGCAGCACCCGGACTGGGTGTGGCCCTACGGCGGCAGGCTCTACTTCGACCCGGGCATCCCCGAGGCGCAGGAGCACATCCAGCGGGCGATCCTGCACGCGGTCGAGAACTACGACATCGACGGTGTGCACTTCGACGACTACTTCTACCCGTACCCGGTGGCCGGCCAGGTACTGCCCGACGCCGGGACGTACGAGCAGTACGGCGCGGGCTTCGACACGATCGAGGACTGGCGCCGGGGCAACGTGGACCGCTTCGTCGAGACGATGAGCGGCCGCATCAAGGAGGCCAAGCCCTGGGTCAAGTTCGGGATCAGCCCGTTCGGCATCTGGCGCAACAGCACCACCGACCCGCTGGGCTCGGACACGGGCGGGTCCGAGTCGTACGACGACCAGTTCGCCGACACCCGCAAGTGGGTGCTCGAAGGCTGGCTCGACTACATCAACCCGCAGGTCTACTGGCAGATCGGGCTCGCGATCGCCGACTACGCGGCCCTCGTCCCGTGGTGGGCCGAGATCGCGGCGCAGTCCGGCACCCAGCTGTACATCGGTGAGGCCCTCTACAAGGTGACGAGCGGGGTCTTCACCGACCCGGCCGAGCTCTCCAACCACCTCGACCTGTGCCGTGAGGTCAGCCACGACGTCGGACCGATCCACGGCAACGTCTACTACTCGGCGAAGCACGTGCCCGCCGACCCGCAGGGCGCCATGTCGCAGGTCATCGAGGACCACTACCAGAACCTGGCACTCGTGCCGCCGATGCCGCACCTGCCGGCCGTGCCCGTGGTCACCCCGGTTCTCACGAAGGCCCGCAGGGTGTCCGACGGCGTCCAGATCCACGTGGCCGACATGGGCGCCAGGGCCTCCCGGGCGACGTCGTTCGCGGTGTACCGCGTGCCGGGCTACGCGAGAACCGTGGACACGGACGACCCGGCGAACCTCGTAGGGACGTTCCGCTCCACGGGCGGGCGCATCCAGTCCTGGCTCGACGCCTCGGCCGTGCCCAACCTGCACTACACCTACGTCGTGACGGCGCTGGACCGGGTCTGGAACGAGACCGGCCCGAGCCGGCCGCGCGTCACCGAGTAG
- a CDS encoding TetR/AcrR family transcriptional regulator — MTTEPATDVGSGSSVERAFATALTPRRERTRERLLDAAFTVFARQGIHGASIEAVCEAAGFTRGAFYSNFSSKEELFLALAERAMRRQLAALESVGKELEPDIMRCGTLDPDTIQAVLAVVVTDHGDARQWAMMRAELELLAMRDPAVGLPFLAQEETLRKELASAIERLLGDLGLRFTVDRRTAVDLLLSVYESSARMAAVAGSTAETPEDDGAVAGTAVLSDLVNLLVTTVD, encoded by the coding sequence GTGACCACCGAGCCCGCCACAGACGTCGGCTCCGGGTCGTCCGTCGAGCGCGCGTTCGCCACGGCCCTGACCCCGCGCCGTGAACGAACCCGCGAGCGTCTGCTTGACGCCGCCTTCACCGTCTTCGCCCGCCAGGGCATCCACGGCGCGTCCATCGAGGCCGTCTGCGAGGCCGCCGGGTTCACCCGCGGCGCCTTCTACTCGAACTTCAGCAGCAAGGAAGAGCTGTTCCTCGCGCTCGCCGAACGGGCGATGCGCCGGCAGCTCGCCGCGCTGGAGTCCGTCGGCAAGGAGCTGGAGCCCGACATCATGCGGTGCGGCACCTTGGATCCAGACACGATCCAGGCCGTCCTCGCGGTAGTGGTCACCGACCACGGAGACGCCCGGCAGTGGGCGATGATGCGCGCGGAGCTGGAGCTGCTCGCGATGCGCGACCCCGCCGTCGGCCTCCCGTTCCTTGCTCAGGAGGAGACGCTCCGCAAGGAGCTTGCCTCGGCGATCGAGCGCCTCCTGGGCGACCTCGGCCTGCGGTTCACCGTCGACCGGCGGACAGCGGTCGACCTGCTGCTCAGCGTCTACGAGTCGTCCGCACGGATGGCGGCGGTCGCGGGCTCCACCGCCGAGACACCAGAGGACGACGGCGCCGTAGCGGGCACCGCCGTCCTGAGCGATCTGGTCAATCTCCTGGTGACGACCGTCGACTGA
- a CDS encoding rhodanese-like domain-containing protein translates to MFPPMQPEVPSVHPSELDPTSPVPDGSVLLDVREQHEWDAGHAPGAVHIPLSDLPARFGELDAEAPILVICHSGGRSASATQWLNDAVGFEATNLDGGIVAWQGAGLPVER, encoded by the coding sequence ATGTTCCCGCCGATGCAGCCCGAGGTCCCCTCGGTCCACCCCAGTGAGCTCGATCCGACGTCGCCCGTCCCCGACGGTTCAGTACTGCTGGACGTGCGCGAGCAGCACGAGTGGGACGCCGGCCACGCTCCGGGCGCCGTGCACATCCCGCTGAGCGACCTGCCCGCGCGGTTCGGGGAGCTCGACGCCGAGGCGCCGATCCTGGTCATCTGCCACTCCGGTGGCCGCTCGGCGAGTGCCACCCAGTGGCTCAACGACGCCGTGGGCTTCGAGGCGACGAACCTCGACGGCGGCATCGTGGCCTGGCAGGGCGCGGGACTTCCCGTCGAGCGCTGA